Proteins from a single region of Paenibacillus sp. BIHB 4019:
- a CDS encoding AraC family transcriptional regulator encodes MIDVDELAEMFAGGSYDIAEVHRFVIQPGNVLRGYKTMKHGLLFPVRGEARIRVDNATYDLQAGSIFHSPPNKLLHAHVTSQSEYEYYTVLYRFNNLYDTDSPSTFDTHFRLEPGVHSRIHEHLAMLLHHMHSTGGIGKLRVKELFLGIMHQVFVGCKHRESGGSDYPPDKKAIEEAVSYINGHYMDPLTLDELSELHAMSPKRFSYFFHKYTGFRPIDYVIHYRMERASELLKIGEFPIGDIAGSVGYSNPLYFSRIFKKKFGLSPSAYSQKQEHENL; translated from the coding sequence ATGATTGATGTTGATGAATTAGCTGAAATGTTTGCGGGCGGTTCCTATGATATAGCTGAAGTCCACCGATTCGTCATCCAGCCCGGCAACGTCCTGCGCGGTTATAAAACAATGAAGCATGGGCTGTTGTTTCCTGTTCGCGGAGAAGCGCGCATAAGGGTAGATAACGCTACCTACGATTTGCAAGCCGGCTCGATTTTTCATTCGCCTCCGAACAAGCTGCTTCACGCGCATGTGACAAGCCAGTCGGAGTATGAATATTATACCGTTTTATACCGGTTTAATAACCTCTACGACACGGACAGCCCTTCTACATTCGACACCCATTTCAGGCTGGAGCCGGGCGTTCACTCGCGCATACATGAACATTTGGCCATGCTGCTCCATCATATGCATTCCACAGGCGGAATTGGAAAGCTTCGGGTCAAGGAATTGTTTCTCGGCATTATGCATCAGGTATTCGTAGGCTGCAAGCACAGAGAGAGCGGTGGAAGCGACTATCCTCCTGACAAAAAAGCGATTGAAGAAGCCGTCTCCTATATCAACGGCCACTATATGGATCCGCTGACTCTGGACGAGCTTTCCGAGCTGCACGCGATGAGTCCGAAACGTTTTTCTTATTTTTTTCATAAGTATACCGGATTCCGCCCCATCGACTATGTCATTCATTATCGAATGGAAAGAGCAAGCGAGCTATTGAAGATAGGAGAATTCCCCATCGGCGACATAGCCGGAAGTGTCGGCTATTCCAATCCCCTATATTTTAGCCGAATTTTTAAAAAGAAGTTTGGTTTGTCCCCTTCCGCTTATTCTCAAAAACAGGAGCATGAAAACTTATAA
- a CDS encoding DNA-binding domain-containing protein — MRFFIIDDDPAVRSMLEQMIEDEDLGSVVGEAEDGAHVDNTLLDLKQADIVLIDLLMPIRDGIETVREISSSFKGKIVMLSQVESKDMIGKAYSFGIEHYITKPINRLEFISVIRKVSELLRLHQSLRDIQKSLSSLGLGGAITEKEAASPDKSIITCGNYVLSDLGLIGEAGCKDLLEMLDYLFRYDNEHPLEQGFPPLQDTYKQLALKKLGPAASETDLKKEGKAAEQRVRRTVNQALTHLASLGLLDYSNPKFEQYANKFFDLSDIRKRMKDLENEEADAASLIRQNTKKFIQVLYFEAKKLMSQR; from the coding sequence ATGCGTTTCTTTATAATCGATGACGATCCGGCCGTACGCTCCATGCTGGAGCAAATGATTGAGGATGAGGATTTAGGAAGTGTTGTAGGGGAAGCCGAAGACGGGGCGCATGTCGATAATACGCTGCTCGACCTCAAGCAGGCGGATATCGTTCTGATTGATTTGCTGATGCCCATTCGTGACGGCATAGAAACGGTTCGTGAAATATCGAGCAGCTTCAAAGGGAAAATCGTCATGCTGTCTCAAGTGGAGTCGAAGGACATGATCGGCAAAGCCTATTCCTTCGGAATTGAACATTATATCACCAAGCCGATAAATCGCTTGGAATTTATTTCGGTCATACGCAAAGTTTCCGAGCTGCTGCGTTTGCATCAATCGCTTCGAGATATTCAAAAGTCGCTCAGTTCTCTAGGCTTAGGCGGCGCAATAACGGAGAAAGAGGCAGCCTCTCCTGATAAAAGCATTATCACTTGCGGAAACTACGTGCTATCGGACCTAGGGTTAATCGGCGAGGCTGGCTGCAAAGACTTGCTGGAGATGCTCGATTATTTGTTCCGTTACGATAACGAGCATCCATTGGAGCAGGGCTTCCCTCCGCTACAAGACACTTACAAGCAGCTCGCCTTGAAAAAACTCGGGCCCGCCGCTTCCGAGACCGACTTGAAAAAGGAGGGAAAAGCCGCCGAACAGCGTGTACGGCGGACGGTGAACCAAGCGCTAACCCACTTGGCCTCCCTGGGGTTGCTTGATTACTCCAATCCGAAATTCGAGCAATACGCGAATAAGTTTTTTGATCTAAGCGACATCCGCAAACGGATGAAGGATTTGGAGAATGAAGAAGCTGATGCCGCCAGCTTGATTAGGCAAAATACCAAGAAATTTATTCAAGTCCTATATTTTGAAGCTAAAAAGTTAATGAGCCAGCGTTGA
- a CDS encoding sensor histidine kinase → MRDKWLLFLLMVVSVPLAGELNFYPFHNDFRVSLGTPTFFLFLLWLRFPSPFVSGLLVGAAVTFFRTGLEVAIEPARSWDAAFLHHYPVFFYYLTYAVAFRAVRLNRYHNRPIVLGLLGVTIEIAASLAELLMRYSVTEQVVSFSTWNQILIIGIFRSFFVLSLFNLVILRQSRATEELTRKENEKMLLLISELYEESIQLKKTLHNAENIARDSYGLYQSLKAEQPEPLDELAQKALQIAGQVHDIKKDNQRIYAGLSGLISHESDYMPLEALVDIVLRSNQKYARSLGKQIDFSLHMEGVFPLCHVYVSLSLLNNLVVNAVEALNEAGAIRMEVKREQEAVVFLVADNGPGIAPKYREKIFIPGYTTKYDKSGNPSTGIGLAYVKQETERLLGTVQVQAGSDEQGTIFTITLPVGQIGKEE, encoded by the coding sequence TTGAGAGACAAATGGCTTTTGTTTCTGCTGATGGTTGTTTCGGTGCCGCTTGCGGGGGAATTGAATTTTTATCCGTTTCATAATGATTTTCGGGTCAGTCTGGGAACGCCCACCTTCTTTCTATTTTTACTCTGGCTGAGGTTTCCCTCCCCTTTTGTCTCCGGCCTGCTTGTCGGCGCTGCGGTTACCTTTTTTCGCACGGGGCTTGAGGTGGCCATCGAGCCGGCCAGAAGCTGGGACGCTGCTTTTCTGCACCACTATCCTGTATTCTTCTATTATTTGACCTATGCGGTGGCATTTAGAGCTGTACGACTGAATCGTTATCATAACCGCCCCATTGTTCTAGGCTTATTAGGCGTGACAATTGAAATTGCTGCGTCGCTCGCAGAGCTGCTGATGCGTTATTCGGTTACAGAGCAGGTCGTAAGCTTCTCTACTTGGAATCAAATTTTGATCATCGGGATTTTCAGAAGCTTCTTTGTGCTTTCCTTGTTTAATCTCGTCATATTACGCCAGTCGAGGGCGACCGAGGAGCTGACGCGCAAGGAAAACGAGAAGATGCTTCTCCTTATCTCGGAGCTGTACGAGGAATCCATTCAATTGAAGAAAACGCTGCACAATGCGGAGAATATCGCCCGGGACAGCTACGGGTTATATCAATCTTTAAAAGCTGAACAACCAGAGCCGCTTGACGAGCTAGCTCAAAAGGCTCTACAAATTGCTGGACAGGTTCACGATATCAAAAAGGACAATCAACGCATTTATGCCGGGCTGTCCGGCTTAATATCGCACGAAAGCGACTATATGCCATTGGAAGCATTAGTTGATATTGTTCTACGTTCGAATCAGAAATATGCCCGCTCGCTCGGCAAGCAGATCGATTTTTCGCTGCATATGGAAGGCGTCTTTCCTTTGTGCCACGTATACGTTTCATTGTCCTTGCTCAATAACTTGGTCGTGAATGCCGTCGAGGCATTAAATGAAGCCGGGGCTATCCGAATGGAGGTTAAACGGGAGCAGGAAGCTGTCGTTTTCCTCGTAGCCGATAATGGTCCGGGTATTGCACCCAAATATCGGGAGAAAATCTTCATACCCGGATATACGACGAAATACGATAAATCCGGCAACCCCTCTACGGGAATCGGCCTGGCTTATGTCAAGCAAGAGACGGAGCGTCTGCTTGGAACTGTCCAAGTTCAAGCTGGGAGCGATGAGCAAGGCACTATTTTCACGATCACACTGCCTGTGGGCCAAATAGGAAAGGAGGAGTAG
- a CDS encoding cation:dicarboxylase symporter family transporter: protein MKKFGLAFQILVGLVLGVAVGAIFYGNPTIESYLKPAGDIFIRLIKMIVVPIVVSSLVVGIAGVGDIKKLGKLGGKTILYFEIVTTAAIVFGLLIADIFQPGAGVNMTGLAKSDISSYVEATEKVTNNSFMDTFVNIVPKNIFESLVAGDMLAIIFFSVFLGLGIAAIGEKGKPVLSFFQGLAESMFWVTNQIMKFAPIGVFGLIGMTVSKFGIASLLPLGKLVLAVYVGMILFVVLILGLITKLCGTSLISIIRILKDELILAYSTASSETALPKMMEKMEKFGVPKSITSFVIPVGYSFNLDGSTLYQAITALFIAQMYGIHMPISSQIMLVLVLMLTSKGIAGVPGASYVVLLATLGSVGIPLEGLAFIAGIDRILDMARSVVNVLGNSIATVVMAKWEKQYDQNKGQQYLETLKKSS, encoded by the coding sequence ATGAAAAAATTTGGTTTGGCTTTTCAAATTTTAGTCGGCCTCGTATTAGGGGTAGCTGTAGGGGCTATCTTTTATGGCAACCCAACCATCGAAAGCTACTTGAAGCCGGCGGGGGACATTTTCATACGATTGATCAAGATGATAGTCGTTCCCATTGTCGTCTCCTCGCTAGTTGTCGGAATAGCTGGTGTTGGAGATATTAAAAAACTCGGCAAGCTGGGCGGGAAGACGATTCTTTATTTTGAAATCGTGACGACAGCAGCCATTGTTTTCGGCCTGCTTATCGCGGATATTTTTCAGCCCGGGGCTGGCGTTAATATGACGGGGTTAGCCAAGTCGGACATCTCGAGTTATGTCGAAGCAACGGAAAAAGTGACCAATAATAGCTTTATGGATACCTTTGTAAATATTGTTCCAAAAAACATTTTCGAATCATTAGTAGCCGGCGATATGCTCGCCATCATCTTTTTCTCGGTATTTCTGGGTCTGGGCATTGCCGCTATCGGCGAGAAAGGGAAGCCGGTTCTTTCTTTCTTCCAAGGTCTTGCCGAATCGATGTTTTGGGTAACGAATCAAATTATGAAATTTGCTCCGATCGGCGTTTTTGGATTAATCGGCATGACCGTATCTAAATTCGGCATTGCCTCGCTGCTTCCTTTGGGGAAGCTAGTATTGGCCGTGTATGTGGGCATGATTCTGTTTGTAGTGCTTATTCTTGGCCTGATTACGAAGCTATGCGGAACTAGTCTCATATCGATCATTCGCATATTGAAAGATGAACTCATACTCGCGTATTCGACAGCAAGCTCCGAAACAGCGCTTCCCAAGATGATGGAGAAAATGGAGAAGTTCGGAGTTCCGAAATCCATTACCTCTTTCGTCATCCCGGTCGGATATTCATTCAATTTGGATGGGTCGACCTTGTATCAAGCGATAACGGCATTGTTTATCGCGCAAATGTACGGCATTCACATGCCGATCAGCTCTCAAATTATGCTGGTGCTTGTCCTGATGCTGACCTCAAAAGGAATTGCCGGGGTGCCGGGCGCTTCGTACGTCGTTCTGCTGGCCACTCTGGGGTCAGTCGGCATTCCGCTCGAAGGGCTTGCCTTTATCGCGGGGATTGACCGCATTTTGGATATGGCCCGTTCAGTAGTCAATGTCCTTGGAAATTCCATCGCTACGGTTGTAATGGCGAAATGGGAGAAACAATATGATCAGAATAAGGGACAACAATATTTGGAGACGCTCAAAAAAAGTTCGTAA
- the aspA gene encoding aspartate ammonia-lyase, with translation MSAQFRIEKDFLGSKEVPEDAYYGIQTMRAVENFPITGYRIHEELIRAMAIVKHAAVEANMEIRQLNPETGKAIMQAAQEIIDGKWHEQFIVDPIQGGAGTSINMNANEVIANRAIEILGGTKGDYFNVSPNTHVNMSQSTNDAFPTAIHIAVLVLIDKLLATMEEMLAAFRKKAVQFDGIIKMGRTHLQDGVPIRLGQEFEAYSRVLERDIKRIKQTRGHLYEVNMGATAVGTSLNADPRYIKRVVESLAELSGLPLINAEHLVDATQNTDAYTEVSAALKVCMINMSKIANDLRLMASGPRAGFGELNLPARQPGSSIMPGKVNPVMAEVVNQVAFQVIGNDHTICLASEAGQLELNVMEPVLVFNLLQSLSMMNQVFKVFRAHCLEEIEANVERCKEYVEKSVGVITALNPHLGYEVVARIAREAILTGRSVRELCLLYNVLTEEELQIILDPYEMTNPGIAGVELLDQR, from the coding sequence ATGTCAGCTCAATTTAGAATCGAAAAAGATTTCCTTGGCTCTAAAGAAGTGCCGGAAGACGCCTATTATGGCATTCAAACGATGCGAGCAGTAGAAAACTTTCCAATTACCGGTTACCGCATTCATGAAGAGTTGATTCGTGCGATGGCTATCGTTAAACATGCGGCAGTTGAAGCGAACATGGAGATTAGACAGCTGAACCCGGAAACCGGAAAAGCCATTATGCAAGCGGCACAGGAAATTATAGATGGGAAATGGCATGAGCAATTTATCGTTGACCCGATACAGGGCGGAGCAGGCACATCCATTAATATGAATGCCAATGAGGTCATTGCCAACAGGGCGATCGAAATTCTTGGAGGAACGAAAGGCGATTATTTTAATGTTAGTCCCAACACGCATGTGAATATGTCCCAGTCGACCAACGACGCTTTTCCGACAGCGATTCATATCGCCGTGCTCGTTTTAATTGATAAGCTGCTGGCGACGATGGAGGAAATGCTGGCGGCGTTTCGGAAAAAGGCTGTGCAGTTCGACGGCATTATTAAAATGGGGCGGACGCATCTTCAAGATGGCGTACCGATCCGTCTCGGGCAGGAGTTTGAGGCCTACAGCCGGGTTCTGGAGCGTGATATTAAGAGAATCAAGCAAACCCGCGGCCACTTGTACGAGGTCAATATGGGGGCAACGGCTGTCGGAACGAGCCTCAATGCCGATCCCCGCTATATTAAGCGGGTTGTTGAATCGCTTGCCGAGCTTAGCGGCTTGCCGCTTATCAATGCAGAACACTTGGTCGACGCTACGCAAAATACGGATGCTTATACGGAAGTGTCTGCGGCGCTCAAAGTATGCATGATCAACATGTCCAAGATCGCCAATGACTTGCGCCTGATGGCTTCCGGGCCGCGTGCCGGATTCGGGGAATTGAATTTGCCTGCCCGCCAGCCGGGCTCGTCCATCATGCCGGGCAAGGTCAATCCAGTTATGGCGGAGGTCGTCAATCAGGTGGCGTTCCAGGTCATAGGCAATGACCATACGATTTGTCTGGCTTCTGAAGCCGGGCAGCTTGAGCTTAACGTCATGGAGCCAGTACTCGTATTTAATTTGCTTCAATCCCTCAGCATGATGAATCAAGTATTTAAAGTTTTTCGCGCTCATTGCTTGGAAGAAATCGAAGCGAATGTCGAGCGCTGCAAAGAGTATGTGGAGAAAAGCGTCGGGGTTATCACTGCGCTCAACCCGCATCTTGGCTATGAGGTCGTAGCCCGAATTGCGCGCGAAGCGATTTTGACAGGCCGTTCGGTTCGGGAGCTATGCCTGCTTTACAACGTGCTGACGGAAGAGGAGCTCCAAATCATTCTTGATCCGTATGAGATGACGAACCCGGGCATTGCGGGAGTGGAGCTTTTGGACCAAAGATAA
- a CDS encoding NAD-dependent malic enzyme, whose protein sequence is MSVTSGASTYMIFRLQIDKQLTSLGDIAAAIERTSGDIVGIDVISSSRTSTVRDITVNVSDQAHSKQIVESLEKLQGVKVIHVSDRTFLVHLGGKIEITSKIPVKNRDDLSRVYTPGVAQVCTAIAEKPNKAYSLTIKRNTIAVVSDGTAVLGLGDIGPMAAMPVMEGKAMLFKEFAGVDAFPICLDTKDTEEIIRIVKAIAPAFGGINLEDISSPRCFEIEERLKQELDIPVFHDDQHGTAVVILAGLLNALKITGKQMSDIKVIVNGIGAAGIACSKMLLAAGVRNLIGVDREGAINRNIPYGNPHWKAFAELTNPHLETGGLSEVIKGADVFIGVSAPNILKVEDVQSMAKDPIVFAMANPVPEIDPELAEPYVRVMATGRSDKPNQINNVLCFPGIFRGALDCRASEINEAMKLAAAQAIASVVTDEELSETYIIPSVFNQKVVEKVREAVIEAAYNTGVARKKWRDSNKE, encoded by the coding sequence ATGTCCGTAACAAGTGGTGCCAGTACCTATATGATATTTCGGCTGCAAATAGATAAACAACTAACTTCTCTCGGCGATATTGCTGCTGCAATTGAAAGGACAAGCGGGGATATCGTGGGGATTGACGTTATCTCGTCGAGCCGTACGAGCACCGTCCGCGATATTACCGTTAACGTATCCGATCAGGCACACAGCAAGCAGATTGTCGAATCGCTTGAGAAGCTGCAAGGCGTTAAAGTCATTCATGTGTCGGACCGGACCTTCCTTGTGCATTTGGGCGGTAAAATTGAGATCACCTCCAAAATACCGGTGAAAAACCGTGATGATTTATCGCGGGTATATACACCCGGTGTCGCACAAGTTTGTACAGCGATTGCGGAGAAGCCGAATAAGGCCTACTCGCTGACGATCAAACGAAATACGATTGCCGTTGTTTCTGACGGAACAGCTGTACTCGGACTTGGCGACATCGGGCCGATGGCGGCCATGCCGGTAATGGAAGGCAAGGCCATGCTGTTCAAAGAATTTGCTGGCGTGGACGCCTTTCCGATATGCCTGGATACGAAGGATACCGAAGAAATTATCCGCATCGTAAAGGCTATTGCTCCGGCATTCGGAGGCATCAATTTGGAAGACATTTCGTCACCGCGCTGCTTTGAAATCGAGGAGCGTTTGAAGCAGGAGCTGGATATCCCTGTGTTTCACGATGACCAACACGGAACGGCTGTGGTCATCCTGGCCGGGCTGCTCAATGCGCTCAAAATTACCGGCAAGCAAATGTCGGATATTAAAGTCATTGTGAATGGCATTGGCGCAGCGGGCATTGCTTGCTCGAAGATGCTTCTGGCTGCGGGCGTGCGCAATTTAATCGGTGTAGACCGCGAAGGCGCCATTAATCGGAACATCCCGTATGGCAATCCTCATTGGAAGGCGTTTGCCGAGCTAACGAATCCGCATTTGGAAACAGGCGGCTTGTCTGAAGTGATCAAGGGAGCGGATGTATTTATCGGCGTATCGGCTCCGAATATTCTCAAGGTCGAAGACGTCCAGTCCATGGCGAAAGACCCGATCGTCTTTGCAATGGCGAACCCGGTACCGGAGATCGATCCAGAGCTGGCCGAGCCTTACGTTCGAGTGATGGCGACAGGGCGGTCCGACAAGCCGAACCAGATCAATAACGTGCTTTGCTTTCCGGGCATTTTCCGCGGCGCCTTGGATTGCCGGGCGAGCGAGATCAATGAAGCGATGAAGCTTGCAGCCGCTCAGGCGATCGCATCCGTGGTGACGGATGAAGAATTGAGCGAAACGTATATTATTCCGAGCGTGTTCAACCAGAAAGTAGTGGAAAAGGTAAGAGAGGCCGTTATAGAAGCAGCCTACAATACCGGAGTTGCCCGGAAAAAATGGAGAGATTCCAATAAAGAGTAA
- a CDS encoding aquaporin — MNASFKKCAAEFIGTFVLVLFGCGSAATAGAELGYLGIALAFGLSIVAMAYVIGPISGCQINPAVSLAMLISRKLSGADFIGYVVSQIAGAIAGSAVLYAIIVSAGLPTTGLGQNGFGAGYGIGISALMAFIVEIILTFVFIYTILGVTSTEGNGNVTGLVIGLTLAFVHILGIALTGTSVNPARSLGPALLLGGQALSQVWVFLIAPLAGSVLAVAAYKWLNSYKAKQA; from the coding sequence ATGAACGCGTCATTCAAAAAATGTGCAGCCGAATTTATTGGAACCTTCGTCCTTGTTCTATTCGGCTGCGGCAGTGCGGCTACAGCGGGAGCTGAGCTTGGCTATTTGGGCATTGCATTGGCATTCGGGCTGTCTATTGTGGCGATGGCCTACGTCATCGGACCGATTTCGGGGTGTCAAATCAATCCGGCAGTTTCACTCGCCATGCTCATTAGCCGGAAGCTATCGGGAGCGGATTTCATCGGATACGTGGTTTCGCAAATCGCTGGCGCTATTGCAGGCTCCGCTGTTTTGTACGCCATCATTGTCTCCGCAGGCCTGCCTACGACAGGGCTCGGCCAGAACGGTTTTGGCGCTGGCTATGGGATCGGAATTTCAGCACTGATGGCATTCATTGTGGAAATCATCTTAACCTTCGTATTTATTTATACGATATTGGGTGTGACCTCAACTGAGGGCAATGGAAATGTAACGGGCCTCGTTATCGGGCTGACACTCGCTTTTGTCCATATTCTTGGGATCGCCTTAACGGGGACTTCCGTGAATCCTGCGAGAAGCTTGGGACCCGCATTGCTGCTTGGCGGGCAGGCTTTATCTCAAGTGTGGGTATTCCTTATTGCCCCGCTTGCCGGCTCGGTGCTGGCCGTTGCCGCTTACAAGTGGCTGAACAGCTACAAGGCGAAGCAAGCCTAA
- a CDS encoding alpha/beta hydrolase, which yields MKIVLKPALMISTILIALILLALFFPTWTPRIKGENSISVLEHVELNGTKQEIMIRGNDRNNPVILNVHGGPGASEIPFAKKMQDLLETKFTIVNYDQRASGKSYHFSEDYSNLSSDLLVKDLLAVTDYITERLEKEKIILIGHSYGTYLATQAASRAPEKYEAYIGIGQMGDTVESEIDALHYVLEQAGQEGNAEDAAQLQQLQEAIENGGALTPRGYVNKYGGASRLTKIPDATLVNLTFTSEYNLLDAIRYNKGMNQSQGILIEEVFKHPLPTLVNKLDLPVYFVMGDYDFMTSSQAARHYFDSIEAEHKEFLPYAESAHYPQYEEKERFVRWMSDTFLD from the coding sequence ATGAAAATTGTTTTAAAACCAGCTTTAATGATTAGCACCATCCTGATTGCACTAATCCTGCTAGCGCTTTTCTTCCCGACATGGACGCCCCGTATAAAAGGCGAGAATAGTATAAGTGTGCTGGAACACGTGGAGCTGAACGGTACCAAACAAGAGATTATGATTCGGGGCAACGATCGGAATAATCCGGTTATTTTAAATGTGCATGGAGGGCCAGGGGCTTCGGAAATTCCCTTTGCAAAAAAAATGCAGGATCTACTGGAAACGAAGTTCACCATCGTTAACTACGATCAAAGGGCGAGCGGCAAATCCTATCATTTTTCCGAGGACTATTCTAACCTCTCCTCTGATTTGCTGGTGAAGGATTTGCTCGCGGTAACGGATTACATAACGGAACGGCTTGAAAAAGAGAAGATTATTCTGATCGGGCATTCCTACGGCACCTATCTTGCTACGCAAGCTGCTTCAAGAGCTCCTGAAAAGTACGAAGCCTATATCGGAATCGGTCAAATGGGGGATACGGTAGAAAGCGAGATCGACGCTCTGCATTACGTTTTAGAACAGGCCGGGCAAGAAGGAAATGCGGAAGATGCAGCTCAACTGCAGCAATTGCAGGAAGCTATTGAGAATGGTGGCGCCCTGACTCCTCGCGGCTATGTCAATAAATACGGCGGGGCTTCCAGACTAACCAAAATTCCAGACGCTACTTTGGTGAATCTGACGTTCACTAGCGAATACAACTTGCTCGATGCCATCCGTTACAACAAAGGAATGAATCAATCCCAAGGGATATTGATTGAGGAGGTGTTTAAGCATCCGTTGCCAACCTTGGTCAACAAGCTGGATCTGCCCGTTTATTTTGTAATGGGGGATTATGACTTTATGACTTCATCCCAAGCAGCCCGGCATTATTTTGACAGTATTGAAGCTGAACACAAGGAATTCCTGCCTTATGCGGAATCGGCGCATTACCCGCAATACGAAGAAAAGGAACGTTTTGTGAGGTGGATGTCGGATACCTTTCTAGATTAG
- a CDS encoding carbohydrate ABC transporter permease — MKTASMWFCLIVISLLSLFPFYIMIVMGTHYSEDLFKGIPILPGNYLGENLKTVLQADFLKVYGNSLIVSVASVLLATLTSTLIGYAVAKFEFRGRKLLQTFVIITMMVPTQVGLIGYIIEMRHLGVGNTLWPVILVWAAFPFGAFFMIQFMRDSIPTDLLECARIDGCSEPGILLRIVLPIMKPGLATLATLVFLWSWNNYLLPLVTINKSEWYTLPIFISNLGIVHRTDYAARMTALTMTTIPVLILFILGSKTFMKGLTAGAVKG, encoded by the coding sequence ATGAAAACAGCCAGCATGTGGTTTTGTCTAATTGTCATCTCCCTGCTCTCGCTCTTTCCGTTCTATATTATGATCGTGATGGGAACGCATTACAGCGAGGATTTATTCAAGGGAATTCCGATACTTCCGGGCAACTATTTGGGAGAAAACCTGAAGACCGTCCTGCAGGCCGATTTTCTAAAAGTATACGGAAACAGCTTGATCGTATCCGTTGCCTCTGTCTTGCTGGCGACACTCACCAGCACGCTCATCGGCTATGCCGTGGCGAAGTTTGAATTCCGCGGTCGCAAGCTGCTTCAGACCTTCGTTATTATTACGATGATGGTACCGACCCAGGTCGGATTAATCGGTTATATTATTGAAATGAGACATCTCGGTGTCGGCAATACGCTGTGGCCGGTCATTCTCGTCTGGGCGGCATTTCCGTTCGGTGCCTTTTTTATGATCCAGTTCATGCGCGATTCGATTCCAACCGATTTACTGGAGTGCGCGCGTATCGACGGCTGCTCCGAGCCGGGCATCTTATTGCGCATTGTACTGCCGATAATGAAACCGGGCTTGGCGACGCTGGCAACGCTGGTGTTTCTATGGTCATGGAACAACTATTTGCTGCCGCTCGTCACGATTAACAAGTCCGAGTGGTACACGCTTCCGATCTTTATCTCGAATTTGGGTATCGTACACCGGACAGATTACGCAGCGCGAATGACTGCCCTTACGATGACGACGATTCCCGTCCTGATTCTGTTTATTCTTGGTTCGAAAACGTTCATGAAAGGCTTGACCGCTGGTGCAGTCAAAGGCTAA
- a CDS encoding sugar ABC transporter permease, with the protein MWPYLFALPFVLTYAAFQLYPVLYSFVLSLHDWNGIGDKTFIGLKNYVQLWTNDPLFIKSLWNTLIMMAMFIPITLILGLTLAYWTFHLTRGKRLFQTINVLPYITTPVAIGFIFSYMFDWQTGLVNLLLTKFNLLEEGFYWLQDPWGSRAIIALMVIWRNLGYFMIIFMAGMTVIPQDVYEAAKMDGSTGLHTFRKITMPLLRNIIVFLVVTSVINGLQLFDEPKLLYGGWSGSAQVGGPDNTALTIIWKFVDESFGSNTRFGYASAIAYSLFLLIVLFSILSYKLTAPKEDKR; encoded by the coding sequence ATGTGGCCCTATCTTTTCGCCCTGCCTTTCGTGCTGACGTATGCGGCGTTTCAATTGTATCCAGTCCTTTACTCATTTGTGCTCAGTCTGCATGACTGGAACGGCATAGGCGACAAGACGTTTATCGGCTTAAAAAACTATGTGCAGCTTTGGACGAATGACCCTTTGTTCATTAAGTCCTTGTGGAACACCCTGATTATGATGGCGATGTTTATTCCAATAACCTTGATTTTAGGGCTCACGCTGGCGTATTGGACTTTCCATTTAACGCGCGGCAAGAGATTATTTCAGACCATTAATGTACTGCCATATATTACGACTCCGGTAGCCATCGGCTTTATTTTTTCCTACATGTTTGACTGGCAGACCGGTCTTGTGAACCTGCTCCTTACGAAATTCAACCTATTGGAAGAAGGTTTTTACTGGCTTCAAGACCCATGGGGCTCCCGGGCCATTATTGCTCTAATGGTCATTTGGCGCAATCTCGGGTATTTTATGATTATTTTCATGGCCGGCATGACCGTCATTCCGCAAGACGTATACGAAGCGGCCAAGATGGACGGCTCTACGGGACTTCATACCTTCCGCAAAATTACGATGCCCTTGCTGCGAAATATTATCGTATTTCTCGTCGTTACCTCCGTTATTAACGGATTGCAATTGTTTGATGAGCCAAAGCTGCTTTACGGCGGATGGTCGGGCTCCGCACAGGTAGGCGGTCCTGATAACACAGCTCTCACTATTATTTGGAAATTTGTGGATGAGTCATTCGGTTCCAATACACGTTTCGGCTATGCTTCAGCCATTGCCTACTCGCTGTTCCTGCTAATCGTATTATTCTCCATTCTTAGCTATAAACTCACAGCACCTAAGGAGGACAAACGATGA